The following are encoded in a window of Sinorhizobium sojae CCBAU 05684 genomic DNA:
- the ispG gene encoding flavodoxin-dependent (E)-4-hydroxy-3-methylbut-2-enyl-diphosphate synthase — MSSAFDFEPKPRRASVAVDVGGVVVGGGAPVVVQSMTNTDTADVDATVAQVAALHTAGSELVRITVDRDESAAAVPKIRERLLRLGMDVPLVGDFHYIGHKLLADHPACAEALAKYRINPGNVGFKDKKDKQFAEIIEMAMRYDKPVRIGVNWGSLDQELLTRLMDENKANGSPLTAQQVTRETIVQSALISAELAEELGLPRNRIILSAKVSGVQDLIAVYAMLAARSDHALHLGLTEAGMGTKGIVASSASLGILMQQGIGDTIRISLTPEPGGDRTREVQVAQELLQVMGFRQFIPVVAACPGCGRTTSTVFQELAQKIQEDIRASMPIWREKYPGVEALKVAVMGCIVNGPGESKHADIGISLPGTGETPAAPVFIDGQKAMTLRGPKIAEEFQLLVADYIEKRFGRGQAAAE, encoded by the coding sequence ATGTCTTCTGCCTTCGATTTCGAGCCAAAGCCGCGCCGTGCCTCGGTTGCCGTCGATGTCGGCGGCGTGGTCGTCGGCGGCGGCGCGCCGGTCGTCGTACAATCGATGACCAATACGGACACGGCCGATGTCGATGCGACCGTCGCCCAGGTGGCGGCGCTCCACACGGCGGGCTCGGAACTGGTGCGCATCACGGTCGACCGGGACGAGAGTGCCGCCGCGGTGCCGAAGATTCGCGAGCGGCTGTTGCGCCTCGGCATGGATGTGCCGCTCGTCGGCGACTTCCACTATATCGGCCACAAGCTGCTTGCCGACCATCCGGCCTGCGCCGAGGCGCTTGCGAAGTACCGCATCAATCCGGGCAATGTCGGCTTCAAGGACAAGAAGGACAAGCAGTTCGCCGAGATCATCGAAATGGCGATGCGCTACGACAAACCGGTGCGCATCGGGGTGAACTGGGGTTCGCTCGATCAGGAGCTCTTGACGCGGTTGATGGACGAGAACAAGGCCAATGGCTCGCCCTTGACGGCGCAGCAGGTGACGCGCGAGACGATCGTGCAGTCGGCGCTCATCTCGGCCGAGCTCGCCGAAGAGCTCGGCCTGCCGCGCAACCGCATCATCCTGTCCGCCAAGGTCTCGGGTGTGCAGGACCTGATCGCCGTCTATGCGATGCTTGCCGCCCGCTCCGACCATGCGCTGCATCTCGGGCTCACGGAAGCCGGCATGGGCACCAAGGGCATCGTCGCCTCCTCGGCCTCGCTCGGCATTCTGATGCAGCAGGGCATCGGCGACACGATCCGCATATCGCTGACGCCGGAGCCCGGCGGCGACCGCACCCGTGAGGTTCAGGTGGCGCAGGAACTTCTGCAGGTGATGGGCTTCCGCCAGTTCATCCCCGTCGTCGCCGCCTGTCCCGGCTGCGGCCGCACGACCTCCACCGTCTTCCAGGAACTGGCGCAGAAGATCCAGGAGGATATCCGGGCGAGCATGCCGATCTGGCGCGAGAAATATCCGGGCGTCGAGGCGCTGAAGGTTGCCGTCATGGGTTGCATCGTCAATGGTCCCGGCGAAAGCAAGCACGCCGATATCGGCATTTCGCTGCCCGGCACCGGCGAGACGCCGGCCGCGCCCGTCTTCATCGACGGCCAGAAGGCGATGACGCTGCGCGGCCCGAAGATCGCCGAGGAATTCCAGTTGCTCGTCGCCGACTATATCGAGAAGCGTTTCGGCCGCGGCCAGGCTGCAGCAGAGTAG
- a CDS encoding acetyl-CoA C-acetyltransferase — protein sequence MSNPSIVIASAARTAVGSFNGAFGNTPAHELGAAVIRAVLERAGVEAAEVDEVILGQVLPAGEGQNPARQAAMKAGVPQEKTAWGMNQLCGSGLRAVALGMQQIATGDANIIVAGGMESMSMAPHCAHLRGGVKMGDFKMIDTMIKDGLTDAFYGYHMGITAENVARKWQLTREEQDEFALRSQNKAEAAQKAGRFADEIVPFVVKTRKGDVTVDQDEYIRHGATLDSVAKLRPAFDKDGTVTAANASGLNDGAAATLLMTEAEAERRGVQPLARIVSWATAGVDPQIMGTGPIPASRKALEKAGWSVGDVELVEANEAFAAQACAVNKDLGWDPSIVNVNGGAIAIGHPIGASGARVLNTLLFEMKRRGVSKGLATLCIGGGMGVAMCVERM from the coding sequence ATGAGCAATCCCTCCATCGTGATCGCCAGTGCCGCCCGTACCGCCGTCGGGTCCTTCAACGGCGCCTTCGGAAATACGCCCGCCCATGAACTCGGCGCAGCCGTCATCAGGGCGGTGCTCGAGCGTGCCGGGGTCGAGGCGGCGGAGGTGGACGAGGTGATCCTCGGCCAGGTGCTGCCCGCGGGCGAAGGGCAGAATCCGGCGCGCCAGGCGGCGATGAAGGCCGGTGTCCCGCAGGAGAAGACCGCCTGGGGTATGAACCAGCTTTGCGGTTCGGGCCTTAGGGCAGTGGCGCTCGGCATGCAGCAGATTGCGACCGGCGATGCAAACATCATCGTGGCCGGCGGCATGGAATCCATGTCGATGGCGCCCCATTGCGCCCATCTTCGCGGCGGTGTGAAAATGGGCGACTTCAAGATGATCGACACGATGATCAAGGACGGCCTGACCGACGCCTTCTATGGCTACCATATGGGTATCACCGCCGAGAACGTCGCGCGCAAATGGCAGCTGACGCGCGAGGAGCAGGACGAATTCGCGCTTCGCTCCCAGAACAAGGCCGAGGCCGCCCAGAAGGCCGGAAGGTTCGCCGACGAAATCGTCCCCTTTGTCGTGAAGACCCGCAAGGGCGACGTCACGGTCGATCAGGACGAATACATCCGCCACGGCGCCACGCTCGATTCCGTTGCAAAGCTGCGGCCCGCCTTCGACAAGGACGGCACGGTCACGGCCGCCAATGCCTCGGGCCTCAACGACGGCGCTGCCGCGACGCTCTTGATGACGGAAGCGGAGGCCGAAAGGCGCGGCGTCCAGCCGCTCGCCCGCATCGTCTCCTGGGCGACGGCCGGCGTCGACCCGCAGATCATGGGAACCGGGCCAATCCCCGCCTCGCGCAAGGCGCTCGAGAAGGCCGGCTGGTCCGTCGGCGACGTCGAGCTCGTGGAAGCGAACGAGGCCTTCGCGGCGCAGGCCTGCGCCGTCAACAAGGACCTTGGCTGGGATCCGTCGATCGTCAATGTCAATGGCGGAGCGATCGCGATCGGCCACCCGATCGGCGCCTCGGGCGCGCGCGTCCTCAACACGCTGCTCTTCGAGATGAAGCGGCGCGGCGTCTCCAAAGGTCTGGCCACACTCTGCATCGGCGGCGGCATGGGGGTAGCCATGTGCGTGGAACGCATGTAA
- a CDS encoding glutathione S-transferase family protein, translating into MAKLVLYVGNKNYSSWSLRPWLALEACGVPFEDVVIPFDFPAGNPRFSEISPTGRVPVLHHGDVRVWESLAIIEYVAELYLDAGLWPEVLEDRARARSYSMEMLSGFRALRGACPMNIRRPRKAIALPEGVATDVARIEAIWREAIARSGGPFLFGRFTAADAMFAPVVNRFDVYELVTDPGTLAYMEAVKAHPAFRKWEEAAKAEPWIVPEDEA; encoded by the coding sequence ATGGCCAAGCTCGTGCTTTACGTCGGCAACAAGAATTATTCCTCCTGGTCGCTGAGGCCTTGGCTGGCGCTCGAGGCCTGCGGCGTCCCGTTCGAGGATGTCGTTATACCCTTCGATTTTCCCGCGGGGAACCCGCGTTTCAGCGAGATTTCGCCGACCGGACGTGTGCCGGTGCTGCACCATGGCGACGTGCGGGTCTGGGAGTCGCTTGCGATCATCGAATACGTGGCGGAGCTTTATCTCGATGCGGGCCTCTGGCCGGAGGTCCTGGAGGATCGCGCCCGCGCGCGCAGCTATTCGATGGAGATGCTCTCCGGTTTCCGGGCGCTGCGCGGCGCATGCCCGATGAACATCCGCAGGCCGCGCAAGGCCATCGCCCTTCCCGAAGGGGTGGCGACCGACGTCGCGCGGATCGAAGCGATCTGGCGCGAGGCGATCGCCCGCTCCGGTGGGCCGTTCCTGTTCGGCCGTTTCACCGCGGCCGACGCGATGTTCGCACCGGTCGTCAACCGTTTCGACGTCTACGAACTCGTGACGGATCCCGGGACGCTTGCCTATATGGAGGCGGTCAAGGCGCATCCCGCCTTCAGGAAATGGGAAGAGGCGGCGAAAGCCGAACCCTGGATCGTTCCCGAGGACGAGGCCTGA
- the hisC gene encoding histidinol-phosphate transaminase, translated as MSKFWSPIVSRLKPYVPGEQPSMANLVKLNTNESPYGPSEKALEAIRAAASDDMRLYPDPVALGLRQAIGERCGVSADEVFVGNGSDEVLAHAFAALLKHDQPLLYPDISYSFYPTYAGLFGIHAVEVPLNDAFRIDIADYRRPAGAIILPNPNAPTGIGMPLAEIERLVAEHPDQPVVIDEAYIDFGGESAVALVPKYENLLVVQTFSKSRALAGLRVGFAIGQRPLIEALERVKDSFNSYPLGRAAQAGAIAAIRDTDWFEEARGKIIATRAELIRELEMRGFEVLPSQANFVFARHPDHAGQTLAAKLRERAVIVRHFAKPRIEDFLRITIGTDAECARLITALDEIV; from the coding sequence ATGAGCAAATTCTGGTCGCCGATCGTGTCCAGGCTGAAGCCCTATGTTCCGGGCGAACAGCCGAGCATGGCCAACCTCGTCAAGCTCAACACCAATGAGAGCCCGTATGGGCCTTCGGAAAAGGCGCTGGAAGCCATCCGGGCTGCGGCGAGCGACGATATGAGGCTCTATCCGGATCCGGTCGCACTTGGCTTGAGACAGGCGATCGGCGAACGTTGCGGCGTCTCCGCCGACGAGGTCTTCGTCGGCAACGGTTCCGACGAAGTGCTGGCGCACGCCTTCGCCGCCCTTCTGAAGCACGATCAGCCGCTGCTCTATCCGGATATTTCCTACAGCTTCTATCCGACCTATGCGGGCCTCTTCGGCATCCACGCGGTCGAGGTACCGCTCAACGACGCCTTCCGCATCGACATCGCCGACTATCGCCGCCCCGCTGGCGCCATCATCCTTCCGAACCCCAATGCGCCGACCGGCATCGGCATGCCGCTTGCGGAAATCGAGCGACTGGTCGCCGAGCACCCCGACCAGCCAGTGGTGATCGACGAGGCCTATATCGACTTCGGCGGCGAGTCGGCGGTTGCGCTCGTACCGAAATACGAGAACCTGCTCGTGGTGCAGACCTTCTCGAAATCGCGCGCACTCGCGGGCTTGCGCGTCGGCTTCGCCATCGGCCAGCGGCCGCTTATCGAAGCGCTGGAGCGCGTCAAGGACAGTTTCAACTCCTACCCGCTCGGACGAGCCGCCCAGGCCGGCGCCATTGCCGCGATCAGGGACACGGATTGGTTCGAGGAAGCGCGCGGCAAGATCATTGCCACGAGGGCGGAACTCATCCGCGAACTGGAAATGCGCGGCTTCGAGGTCCTGCCGTCCCAGGCGAATTTCGTCTTTGCCCGCCATCCGGACCATGCCGGCCAGACACTCGCCGCGAAGCTGCGCGAGCGCGCCGTGATCGTCCGCCACTTCGCCAAACCGAGGATCGAGGATTTCCTGCGCATCACCATCGGCACGGACGCGGAATGCGCCAGGCTGATCACGGCACTCGACGAGATAGTTTGA
- the phaR gene encoding polyhydroxyalkanoate synthesis repressor PhaR, which produces MAKSDGQIVIKKYANRRLYNTGTSTYVTLDDLAVMVKRGEDFIVQDAKSGEDITHSVLTQIIFEQESKTGNTLLPISFLRQLISFYGDQMQMVVPSYLEHSMQAFTEQQAQMREQINKAFGDTPLGKNLQVPLQLVEEQVRRNTEMFHQAMQMFSPFMAAPPAKETKKPEARDLDELKEQLRALQTKLDNLG; this is translated from the coding sequence ATGGCAAAGAGCGATGGCCAGATCGTTATCAAGAAATATGCCAACCGGCGACTCTACAACACCGGGACGAGCACTTACGTGACCTTGGACGACCTGGCCGTGATGGTGAAGCGGGGCGAGGACTTCATCGTCCAGGATGCCAAGTCCGGCGAGGACATAACCCATTCCGTGCTGACGCAGATCATTTTCGAGCAGGAGTCGAAGACCGGCAACACGCTCTTGCCGATCTCGTTCCTGCGCCAGTTGATCTCCTTCTACGGCGACCAGATGCAGATGGTCGTGCCGAGCTACCTCGAGCACTCGATGCAGGCCTTCACCGAGCAGCAGGCGCAGATGCGCGAGCAGATCAACAAGGCCTTCGGCGATACGCCGCTCGGCAAGAACCTGCAGGTGCCGCTGCAACTGGTCGAGGAACAGGTCCGGCGCAACACCGAAATGTTCCACCAGGCAATGCAGATGTTCTCCCCTTTCATGGCCGCCCCTCCGGCCAAGGAGACGAAGAAACCCGAGGCCAGGGACCTCGACGAGCTCAAGGAGCAGCTTCGCGCGCTTCAGACGAAGCTCGACAATCTGGGCTGA
- a CDS encoding polyprenyl synthetase family protein — translation MTDEIPSFEARLKSDAQAVESLLATLLGCAPLEDEITRPAVLLDAMRHGVLNGGKRLRPFLVAESAALLGGDAGAALRVGAALECVHCYSLVHDDLPAMDDDELRRGQPTVHIAFDEATAILAGDGLLTYAFDIIAAPETPLSDRQKTALVLALARASGHGGMAGGQALDLAAEKTAPDEAGIVTLQAMKTGALIRFACEAGAIIADASSDDRRRLRAFGEKIGLAFQLADDLLDLTADAKAMGKATGKDAARGKGTLVALHGQAWAERELERQVSQAEELLAPYGARSSVLAETARFIANRRS, via the coding sequence ATGACAGACGAGATACCATCCTTCGAGGCACGGCTGAAAAGCGATGCACAGGCGGTCGAGAGCCTGCTTGCCACCCTTCTCGGCTGCGCGCCGCTCGAAGACGAGATCACCCGCCCGGCGGTCCTGCTCGACGCCATGCGCCATGGCGTGCTCAATGGCGGAAAGCGGCTGCGCCCGTTCCTCGTCGCCGAAAGCGCCGCCCTTCTCGGTGGGGATGCCGGGGCGGCCTTGAGGGTCGGTGCGGCGCTCGAATGCGTGCACTGCTATTCACTCGTCCATGACGACCTGCCGGCTATGGATGACGACGAGCTGCGTCGCGGGCAGCCGACGGTGCACATCGCCTTCGACGAGGCGACCGCGATCCTTGCGGGCGACGGCCTGCTGACCTACGCCTTCGACATCATCGCCGCACCGGAAACGCCGCTGTCGGACCGGCAGAAGACGGCGCTTGTGCTTGCGCTTGCCCGCGCTTCCGGCCATGGCGGCATGGCCGGCGGCCAGGCGCTCGACCTTGCCGCCGAGAAGACGGCACCGGACGAGGCCGGCATCGTTACGCTGCAGGCGATGAAGACCGGCGCGCTCATCCGCTTCGCCTGCGAAGCCGGGGCGATCATCGCCGATGCGAGTTCAGACGATCGCCGGCGGCTTCGCGCCTTCGGCGAGAAGATCGGCCTCGCCTTCCAGCTTGCCGACGACCTGCTCGACCTGACAGCCGACGCCAAGGCGATGGGCAAGGCCACCGGGAAGGACGCCGCCCGCGGCAAGGGCACATTGGTTGCCCTCCACGGCCAGGCCTGGGCCGAGCGCGAACTCGAAAGACAGGTCAGTCAAGCGGAAGAGTTGCTGGCACCCTACGGCGCCCGCTCGTCCGTTCTCGCCGAGACCGCCCGGTTCATTGCCAATCGCAGGAGCTAG
- a CDS encoding YunG family protein, which yields MRSYPSISALRQALEHAWSLASSSKYSIENPARGQCGVTALVVQDIFGGEILKTRTDEGMHFYNRIAGERHDLTLSQFYGPIPFDDIISSRDGALADTSDAQYRALRDRLGLVA from the coding sequence GTGCGGAGCTATCCTTCGATATCCGCCCTCCGTCAGGCGCTGGAGCACGCCTGGTCGCTGGCGAGTTCCAGCAAATATTCCATTGAGAACCCTGCGCGCGGGCAGTGCGGCGTTACCGCACTGGTCGTGCAGGACATTTTCGGCGGTGAAATTCTGAAGACCCGGACAGACGAGGGTATGCACTTCTACAATCGGATCGCCGGCGAACGGCACGATCTGACGCTCTCGCAGTTTTATGGGCCCATCCCTTTCGACGATATCATATCGTCGCGCGACGGGGCTTTAGCGGATACGTCCGATGCGCAGTATCGCGCGCTGAGGGATCGCCTTGGCCTCGTTGCTTGA
- the rpmF gene encoding 50S ribosomal protein L32: MAVPKRKTSPSKRGMRRSADALKAPTYIEDKNSGELRRPHHIDLKTGMYRGRQVLTPKENA, from the coding sequence ATGGCTGTACCGAAAAGAAAAACGAGCCCGTCCAAGCGTGGCATGCGCCGTTCCGCTGACGCCCTCAAGGCTCCGACCTACATCGAAGACAAGAACTCCGGCGAACTGCGCCGTCCGCACCACATTGACCTGAAGACCGGCATGTATCGCGGTCGCCAGGTTCTGACGCCGAAGGAAAACGCATAA
- a CDS encoding helicase-related protein, with protein sequence MILSGRGVTAVLGPTNTGKTHYAIERMVAHDSGVIGLPLRLLAREVYTRLVEKVGHHNVALITGEEKITPHQARYSVCTVEAMPRETTASFVAIDEVQLAGDLERGHIFTDRLLHLRGRGETLLLGAATMRSILEHLLPGITVVERPRMSQLLYAGSKKITRLPNRSAIVAFSADEVYAIAELIRRQRGGAAVVLGALSPRTRNAQVELYQEGDVDYLVATDAIGMGLNLDVDHVAFAQDRKFDGYQYRNLNPAELAQVAGRAGRHLRDGSFGVTGRVDPFEDELVHRIESHEFDPVRVLQWRSKALDFSSLKALKMSLEAAPAVSGLVRALPAVDQQALEHLTRYSEVTDVATTAERVEKLWEACALPDYRRITPAQHADLISTIYADLVRDGRVNEDFMAEQVRRADHTDGEIDTLSARIAQIRTWTYVSNRPGWLADPTHWQEKTREIEDRLSDALHERLTKRFVDRRTSVLMKRLRENAMLEAEISVNGDVFVEGHHVGQLTGFRFTLAAGEGADAKAVQGAAQKALALEYEARAARLHAAGNSDLALSSDGLVRWLGDPVARLSASDHVMRPRVILLADEQLQAHAREHVLARIERFVNHHISTVLKPLDDISRAEDLEGLAKGLAFQLVENLGVLFRRDVAEEVKSLDQESRASIRKYGVRFGAYHIFLPALLKPAPAELITLLWALKNDGLDKAGYGELIPMLAAGRTSVVADPSFERTFYKLAGFRYLGKRAVRIDILERLADLIRPLLQWAPGTTPRPDGAYDGRRFMATTSMLSILGATPDDMEEILKGLGYRADVVTAEEAASFLAVQDGATAEAVPAAETAPEQGEADADAATAASEEAPADAPAADAAGEGAAAPAESEEPAEPKPVLLWRPGTRQDNQRGGGRHQGDQRRGGQRHGERHGQTDGREGGRKGGGPARAKAQDGKPSGQRKERQDRHDRGAKFEARPPRREKPLDPDSPFAKLAALKEQLKK encoded by the coding sequence ATGATCCTGAGCGGCCGCGGCGTGACCGCGGTGCTCGGGCCTACCAATACCGGCAAGACGCACTACGCGATCGAGCGCATGGTGGCGCATGACAGCGGCGTGATCGGGCTGCCGCTGCGTTTGCTTGCGCGCGAGGTCTATACTCGTCTCGTCGAGAAGGTTGGCCATCACAATGTCGCGCTGATCACCGGCGAGGAGAAGATCACGCCGCATCAGGCCCGCTATTCGGTCTGCACGGTGGAGGCCATGCCGCGCGAGACGACGGCGTCCTTCGTCGCGATCGACGAGGTGCAGCTCGCGGGCGACCTGGAGCGGGGCCACATCTTCACCGATCGGCTCCTGCATCTGCGTGGTCGAGGCGAGACGCTTCTCCTCGGTGCCGCGACCATGCGGTCGATCCTGGAGCATCTCCTGCCCGGCATCACAGTCGTCGAGCGGCCGCGCATGTCGCAGCTTCTCTATGCCGGCTCCAAGAAAATCACCCGGCTGCCGAACCGCTCGGCGATCGTCGCCTTTTCGGCCGACGAGGTCTATGCGATCGCCGAACTCATCCGGCGCCAGCGCGGCGGTGCCGCCGTGGTGCTCGGGGCGCTTTCGCCGCGCACCCGCAATGCCCAGGTCGAGCTCTACCAGGAGGGGGACGTCGACTATCTGGTGGCGACGGACGCAATCGGCATGGGGCTCAATCTGGACGTCGATCACGTCGCCTTCGCCCAGGATCGCAAGTTCGACGGTTACCAGTACCGCAACCTCAACCCGGCGGAGTTGGCCCAGGTCGCCGGGCGCGCCGGCCGCCATCTCCGTGACGGATCCTTCGGCGTGACCGGACGCGTCGATCCATTCGAGGACGAACTCGTCCATCGCATCGAATCGCATGAATTCGACCCGGTGCGGGTGCTGCAATGGCGTTCCAAGGCGCTAGACTTCTCCTCGCTTAAGGCGCTGAAGATGAGTCTCGAGGCGGCGCCCGCCGTCTCCGGCCTTGTTCGCGCGCTTCCGGCCGTTGACCAGCAGGCGCTGGAGCATCTGACGCGCTATTCCGAGGTGACGGATGTCGCAACCACGGCGGAGCGGGTCGAGAAGCTGTGGGAAGCCTGCGCACTGCCGGACTATCGTCGCATCACGCCGGCGCAGCATGCCGACCTGATCTCGACGATCTATGCGGACCTTGTCCGCGACGGCCGGGTCAATGAGGACTTCATGGCCGAGCAGGTTCGCCGCGCCGATCACACGGACGGCGAGATTGACACACTTTCGGCGCGAATTGCGCAGATCAGGACGTGGACCTATGTGTCCAACCGGCCCGGGTGGCTTGCCGATCCGACACACTGGCAAGAAAAGACGCGGGAAATCGAAGATCGATTGTCCGACGCGTTACATGAAAGGTTGACGAAACGCTTTGTTGATCGCAGGACATCTGTGCTCATGAAGCGCCTGAGAGAGAATGCGATGCTGGAAGCAGAAATCAGTGTGAATGGGGATGTCTTCGTCGAGGGGCACCATGTGGGTCAGCTAACCGGATTCCGGTTCACCTTGGCCGCCGGCGAAGGGGCGGATGCGAAGGCAGTCCAAGGCGCCGCCCAGAAGGCGCTGGCGCTGGAATACGAGGCGCGCGCCGCCCGTTTGCACGCCGCCGGCAACAGCGACCTTGCGCTGTCCTCGGACGGCCTCGTGCGGTGGCTCGGAGACCCCGTCGCGCGGCTTTCCGCCAGCGACCACGTCATGCGGCCCCGCGTCATCCTGCTCGCCGACGAGCAGCTCCAGGCCCATGCGCGCGAGCATGTGCTGGCCCGGATCGAACGCTTCGTCAACCATCACATCAGCACGGTGCTCAAGCCGCTTGACGATATTTCGCGCGCGGAAGATCTTGAAGGTCTTGCCAAGGGGTTAGCCTTCCAGCTCGTCGAAAATCTCGGCGTGCTCTTCCGTCGCGACGTCGCGGAAGAAGTGAAGTCGCTCGATCAGGAAAGCCGCGCCTCGATCCGCAAATATGGCGTCCGCTTCGGCGCCTATCACATCTTCCTGCCGGCGCTCCTGAAGCCGGCACCGGCGGAGCTGATCACGCTGCTCTGGGCGTTGAAGAACGACGGGCTCGACAAGGCCGGCTATGGCGAATTGATCCCGATGCTCGCCGCCGGCCGCACCTCGGTCGTCGCCGATCCGTCCTTCGAGCGGACATTCTACAAGCTCGCGGGCTTCCGCTATCTCGGCAAGCGCGCGGTCCGGATCGATATATTGGAACGCCTTGCGGACCTCATCCGTCCGCTCCTGCAATGGGCGCCGGGTACGACGCCGCGTCCGGATGGCGCCTATGACGGCCGCCGCTTCATGGCGACGACCTCGATGCTCTCCATCCTGGGGGCAACGCCTGACGACATGGAGGAGATCCTGAAGGGTCTCGGCTATCGGGCCGACGTCGTGACGGCAGAGGAGGCGGCAAGCTTCCTTGCGGTCCAGGACGGTGCGACGGCCGAAGCGGTTCCCGCTGCCGAAACCGCTCCGGAGCAGGGCGAAGCCGACGCCGATGCGGCGACGGCTGCCTCGGAAGAAGCGCCGGCGGATGCTCCTGCCGCGGATGCCGCGGGCGAAGGGGCGGCCGCACCGGCCGAATCGGAAGAGCCGGCGGAGCCGAAGCCGGTGCTCCTCTGGCGTCCCGGTACGCGCCAGGACAACCAGCGCGGGGGCGGCCGCCATCAGGGAGATCAGCGCCGCGGCGGCCAAC
- the mtgA gene encoding monofunctional biosynthetic peptidoglycan transglycosylase — MNRGSNSQAVDIISEKREEGEMSAGRGSALRRAGRRLLRLGLFLLLLPYLLVFLYLVEFIHPVSTLMLRDLVFLRGYDRQWVEFEEIAPILVQSVMMSEDGQFCAHTGVDWVQMRGVVEDALEGEQTRGASTIPMQTVKNLYLWNGRSFVRKALEVPLAIAADFVWSKRRLMEIYLNVAEWGEGIYGIEAAARHYFGVPAAKLSRRQAALLAVALPNPIDRNAGKPGRGLRRLAAVIERRASQSRDYITCLYD, encoded by the coding sequence ATGAACAGAGGGTCGAACAGCCAGGCCGTGGACATCATTTCGGAAAAGCGCGAGGAGGGCGAGATGTCTGCCGGCCGAGGATCTGCCCTGCGTCGCGCCGGGCGGCGCCTTCTCCGTCTCGGTCTCTTTCTCCTCTTACTGCCTTATCTGCTGGTCTTTCTGTATCTCGTCGAGTTCATCCATCCGGTTTCGACCTTGATGCTGCGCGACCTCGTGTTCCTGCGCGGATATGACCGGCAATGGGTCGAGTTCGAAGAGATCGCGCCGATCCTCGTGCAGTCGGTGATGATGTCCGAGGATGGCCAGTTCTGCGCGCACACGGGTGTGGACTGGGTGCAGATGCGTGGTGTGGTCGAGGATGCGCTCGAGGGTGAGCAGACGCGCGGCGCCAGCACCATTCCGATGCAGACGGTCAAGAATCTCTATCTCTGGAACGGCCGCTCCTTCGTCCGCAAGGCGCTGGAAGTGCCGCTGGCGATCGCCGCCGACTTCGTCTGGAGCAAGCGGCGCTTGATGGAGATCTACCTGAACGTCGCCGAGTGGGGCGAGGGGATCTACGGCATCGAAGCGGCTGCGCGCCATTACTTCGGCGTTCCGGCGGCAAAGCTCTCGCGCCGACAGGCGGCGCTGCTCGCCGTTGCGCTGCCCAATCCGATCGACCGCAATGCCGGCAAGCCCGGCCGGGGCCTCAGGCGTCTTGCCGCGGTGATCGAGCGCCGCGCCAGCCAGTCCCGCGACTACATCACATGTCTTTATGATTGA
- a CDS encoding beta-ketoacyl-ACP reductase, translated as MSRVALVTGGSRGIGAAISVALQAAGYKVAATYAGNDEKAQAFKQETGIPVYKWDVSNYQACVDGIAKVEVDLGPIDILVNNAGITRDAMFHKMTPEQWGEVINTNLTGLFNMTHPIWSGMRDRGFGRIVNISSINGQKGQMGQANYSAAKAGDLGFTKALAQEGAAKGITVNAICPGYIGTEMVRAVPEKVLNERIIPQIPVGRLGEPEEVARCVVFLASDDAGFITGSTISANGGQYFA; from the coding sequence ATGAGCAGGGTAGCATTGGTGACGGGCGGGTCCCGCGGCATCGGCGCTGCGATTTCGGTCGCGCTGCAGGCGGCGGGCTACAAGGTAGCCGCGACCTACGCCGGCAATGATGAAAAGGCCCAGGCCTTCAAGCAGGAAACCGGCATTCCCGTCTACAAATGGGACGTTTCCAACTATCAAGCTTGCGTCGACGGTATCGCTAAGGTGGAGGTCGATCTCGGGCCTATCGACATCCTCGTCAACAATGCTGGCATCACGCGCGATGCGATGTTCCACAAGATGACGCCGGAGCAATGGGGAGAGGTCATCAACACCAACCTGACGGGGCTCTTCAACATGACGCACCCGATCTGGTCCGGAATGCGCGATCGCGGCTTTGGCCGGATCGTCAACATCTCCTCCATCAACGGCCAGAAGGGACAAATGGGCCAGGCAAACTATTCGGCCGCCAAGGCCGGCGATCTCGGCTTCACCAAAGCGCTGGCCCAGGAAGGCGCGGCGAAAGGCATCACCGTCAATGCGATTTGCCCGGGCTATATCGGCACCGAGATGGTGCGCGCCGTGCCGGAAAAGGTGCTCAACGAAAGGATCATCCCGCAGATCCCCGTCGGTCGCCTGGGCGAGCCCGAGGAAGTGGCGCGCTGCGTCGTGTTCCTCGCTTCCGACGACGCGGGTTTCATCACCGGTTCGACGATCTCGGCCAATGGCGGACAGTACTTCGCCTGA